One genomic segment of Effusibacillus pohliae DSM 22757 includes these proteins:
- a CDS encoding shikimate dehydrogenase yields MDGSGHLTLTGLFGHPVRHSRSPAMHNAAFRELGLPYVYVAFDVAPESLAAAVDSIRVLGMRGVNVTIPHKVDVMPYLDRITPEADLIGAVNTIVNENGVLIGHNTDGTGYVRSLLEESRLSLPESPVLILGAGGAARAIVTALAWQGAKEIYIANRTRQKGDELAQRIAALCSVHSVSLADIPELIKRVRLVVNTTSVGMHPNVEESPIDPALLHEGLVVSDLIYNPLETCLLREARRRGATPHGGLGMFIYQGAEAFTLWTGAEAPVEIMRQTVESILIPRR; encoded by the coding sequence ATGGACGGCAGCGGACATTTGACTCTCACCGGATTGTTTGGCCATCCCGTTCGTCATTCCCGCTCGCCCGCGATGCACAATGCCGCTTTTCGGGAATTGGGGCTGCCCTATGTGTACGTTGCGTTCGACGTCGCCCCGGAATCGCTGGCGGCCGCGGTTGACAGCATTCGGGTGTTGGGGATGCGCGGCGTGAACGTGACGATCCCCCACAAAGTGGATGTGATGCCCTATTTGGACCGGATCACGCCGGAAGCGGATCTGATCGGGGCGGTCAATACGATTGTGAATGAAAACGGTGTACTGATCGGACATAATACGGATGGCACGGGGTATGTGCGTTCGTTGCTGGAAGAGAGCCGGCTGTCCCTGCCGGAATCGCCGGTGTTGATCCTCGGGGCAGGCGGCGCCGCGCGGGCGATCGTGACGGCACTTGCTTGGCAAGGGGCGAAGGAAATTTATATCGCCAACCGGACCCGGCAAAAAGGGGACGAGCTGGCGCAACGAATCGCGGCGTTGTGCTCGGTTCATTCGGTTTCGCTTGCGGACATCCCGGAGTTGATCAAGCGAGTGCGGCTGGTGGTGAACACAACGTCTGTCGGCATGCACCCGAATGTGGAAGAGAGCCCGATCGATCCGGCTCTGCTGCATGAAGGGCTGGTCGTGTCGGATTTGATTTATAACCCGTTGGAAACGTGTCTCTTGCGGGAAGCTCGCCGGCGCGGCGCCACACCGCACGGAGGGTTGGGCATGTTTATCTACCAGGGGGCGGAAGCGTTTACGTTGTGGACAGGCGCCGAAGCTCCTGTGGAGATCATGCGGCAAACGGTCGAATCGATCCTCATCCCGCGAAGGTGA
- the yhbY gene encoding ribosome assembly RNA-binding protein YhbY: MLTGKQKRYLRSLAHHLDPILQVGKGGVTENLLEQVSLALEARELIKVSVLNNCECDKDEVAEQLVEGAGAELVQVIGKTVVLYRESAANKQIELPK, translated from the coding sequence TTGCTGACAGGGAAACAAAAACGGTATTTGCGTTCGTTGGCCCACCATCTCGACCCGATTTTGCAGGTCGGGAAGGGCGGAGTAACGGAAAATTTGCTGGAACAGGTGTCGCTGGCGCTGGAAGCAAGGGAACTGATCAAAGTCTCCGTTCTGAACAACTGTGAATGCGACAAGGACGAGGTCGCGGAACAACTGGTTGAAGGCGCGGGAGCTGAGCTGGTGCAAGTGATCGGGAAAACGGTGGTTTTGTATCGGGAATCGGCCGCAAACAAGCAAATCGAATTGCCGAAATGA